The genomic region AGATGGTCAGCCAGCAGCGCGCTATCGAAACGTTAGTTGCTCACGCCCAAGCCGACGATCTAACGCCGTATCTAAAGCAGCGCGTGGTGTTGGCCAACGACCGTAAAACCGAAACCCGCACCCTCAGCGAGCGCACCCTAAAGCGCTGGATCGCTGACTTTCGCAAGCACGGCGAGCGCGGCCTTGCGCCTAAGCGCCGCCAAGCAGATATGAGCATGCCCGTTTGGGCCGGTGATTTTCTCAAGCGCTACCAGAAGCCGCAGAAGCCCAGCGTAGAAGCTGCTTACCAATTGCTGGTCGAGCAGACCCCACCGCCACACCCCTCTATACACCAGGTGCGCCGCTGGCTTGCCAAGCTTTCACCGGAAGCGCGTGAGCGTGGCCGCATGGGTGCCCATGAGCTTAAAGCGCTACAGCCCTTTAAACGGCGTAAAACAGATGACCTCTGGCCCAACGACGTTTGGGTAGCGGATGGCCATACCTTTGATGCCGAAGTGATCAACCCGCTTACCGGCCAAGCCTTCCGCCCCGAGATCACGCTAATAATTGACTGGGCAACCCGCCGGATTGTTGGCTTTGCCTTAAACCTTGCCGAATCCACCGTAGCCACGCTGGATGCGCTGCGCGATGCCGTTAGCCGCGTGGGCATGTTCAATCTGTTTTACGTCGATAACGGCTCAGGCTTTGACAACGCCACTGTTTATGAAGTGGTAGACCGTTTAGGCGGCACCATTACCCACTCGCTGCCTTATAACTCACAGGCACGCGGCGTGATTGAACGCCCGCACAAAACCATCCTAGTGCGGTTGGCTAAAACCATGGACAGCTATATCGGCGCGGACATGGATAAAGAAGCCGCAACCAAAGCGCACAAGTTAAGCCGCCGCGATATTAAACAGGGGTTAAAGCCCGCGCTAATACCCACGTTTCAAGAATTCTTCGACCGCTTAAACGATGCGTTAGATGTTTATAACCACCGCTCTCATAAAGGGCTGCCCAAAGTACGCGACTTAGATAGTGGCAAGTTGCGCCACCAAAGCCCCATGGAAGCCTGGAAGAGCGCCGAGGCAGAAGGCTTTGAAGCGCTGACCGCGCCTTCTGATGTGGTCGCCTCCCTCATGCGCCCACAAGAAGTGCGCAAAACCAACCGTGGCGAAGTGCGCATCAACGGTGGCCTCTACTTCCTGGATGCCCTGCGCGATATGCACGGCGAAGAGATCCGCGTCGCCTGGGACTACCGCGATACCGGCAGCGTCGGAGTTTACACCCTGGAAGGCGAACACCTTGGCGACGCCATTC from Halomonas sp. 7T harbors:
- a CDS encoding DNA-binding protein → MNWYSAKELAGLPGMPGTVQGVKAKANAQRWEAQKRMGRGGGYEYAFAVLPTETQNALLLAQADNAAPTPVSTVAPQQEEQRPGQLQLTDAQRQVMTARVAFVREIERMSKMVSQQRAIETLVAHAQADDLTPYLKQRVVLANDRKTETRTLSERTLKRWIADFRKHGERGLAPKRRQADMSMPVWAGDFLKRYQKPQKPSVEAAYQLLVEQTPPPHPSIHQVRRWLAKLSPEARERGRMGAHELKALQPFKRRKTDDLWPNDVWVADGHTFDAEVINPLTGQAFRPEITLIIDWATRRIVGFALNLAESTVATLDALRDAVSRVGMFNLFYVDNGSGFDNATVYEVVDRLGGTITHSLPYNSQARGVIERPHKTILVRLAKTMDSYIGADMDKEAATKAHKLSRRDIKQGLKPALIPTFQEFFDRLNDALDVYNHRSHKGLPKVRDLDSGKLRHQSPMEAWKSAEAEGFEALTAPSDVVASLMRPQEVRKTNRGEVRINGGLYFLDALRDMHGEEIRVAWDYRDTGSVGVYTLEGEHLGDAILDGNATPAMPATMIQRAAEKREKGQLNRLVQKAKVITGSDVEIKTITPAARQSDEKQAAAGRAYAKQLADQGTRFQIPHNKMERYRLWKKLDAQLQQEEEVPEAAREWHDRYQHHSDLKAIAKVMDAEMDAGGRQPTRTRRAV